One Prinia subflava isolate CZ2003 ecotype Zambia chromosome 9, Cam_Psub_1.2, whole genome shotgun sequence DNA segment encodes these proteins:
- the STOX1 gene encoding storkhead-box protein 1 isoform X2 — MAVPGVRAPLQAKEAAGISQRLELTFSCAGTGMHNFIPMLVQSDFHSRETEQKSLCASQEYPEAFLCAEFCCRMLRLQMTSHTVISDVTPVAMNRLSQSRSGPLAEGICRTISDMNAHHVMVTQETLVEQLVKNYPGIAVTSHDILYNILGTLIKERKIYHTGEGYFIVTPNTYFITKDATEDSRRILLQDSCCCSSPSITYLVNTKPCADLVKESIPTASCYRSCHCFPDQNTLREQRHRQVTSHESNGDRKRGCSELKPSIRTQGISASAENHFWDTIKSLTSVKAKLKSKMFGLGLFWRSGSMKEKHKKEYSTFSAQFPPQEWPVRDEDDLDNIPRHIEHEIIKRINPTLTVDNLIKHTILMQKFEEQKKCISKEKKYISNGTLAEVPTARQYHLSKDCVQKAPSKTAKHTRKTKSKKEKRISRSSRKSHRQKLTSQNVTAEENFSLPIQNQEPPDAAGEPPVIYKKQIKNPFQGLPWRPRRFHARGSQAAVSSQLKCRTQKRGRAFQRLSLASSGPFGCETERLDAESEAGQAKQNNLLHANRSGLTLKKDSLSENGSYPQGSNLQIGNRSKYFLESNISEENIYKRTAKKKSPCSYIEDNGVCKEDAKFPFCLKDEHCRYKADAECELLDQTASEFQNVHLSNYTASVNLAPKTGVKYRPKTDEKNEFIFNYDCGSHPGSTELESAGFTANFHLLYQKGHDGGSCDSSHLDENSDCPGHAFSDTRGWSAAVSPEASKGSTRPAQHHAAVNECHSGGQGCKGRASLAESTEHPKPDYTEESWLCSQILLKGPRKDEETGLTECGKGLAVAGFCHAAEADSDAGTWQDFTQEVGEGVAHCALGSQLKEVRNPPGKKEPSSKNTCPVIPEQKLSEGTENHSITGDSGIDSPRWTEKKMKLPAKF, encoded by the exons gtgATGTGACCCCTGTTGCCATGAATCGTCTCTCACAGTCACGCTCCGGTCCCTTGGCAGAAGGGATATGCCGGACCATATCCGACATGAATGCACATCATGTGATGGTCACTCAGGAAACTTTAGTGGAGCAGTTAGTGAAAAATTACCCAG GCATTGCAGTGACCTCCCACGATATATTATATAATATCCTTGGCACTCTtattaaggaaagaaaaatctatcACACAGGAGAAGGATATTTCATTGTGACTCCCAACACATACTTTATCACAAAGGATGCTACAGAAGACAGCAGAAGGATCCTGTTGCAGGACAGTTGTTGCTGTTCATCACCTTCCATCACTTACCTGGTAAACACTAAGCCCTGTGCAGACCTAGTGAAAGAAAGCATTCCTACAGCATCCTGTTACAGATCCTGCCATTGTTTCCCTGACCAAAATACGCTCCGTGAACAAAGACACCGGCAGGTAACGAGCCATGAATCTAATGGAGACAGAAAGAGAGGCTGCAGTGAATTGAAGCCCTCAATTAGAACTCAAGGCATCTCTGCATCTGCTGAGAACCATTTCTGGGACACCATCAAATCCCTGACATCTgtgaaagcaaagctgaaaagcaaaatgtttggCCTTGGTCTTTTCTGGAGAAGTGGTtctatgaaagaaaaacacaagaaggAGTACTCCACTTTTTCAGCCCAGTTTCCTCCCCAGGAGTGGCCAGTCAGGGATGAAGATGACTTAGACAATATTCCACGTCATATTGAACATGAAATCATCAAGCGTATTAACCCTACTCTTACAGTTGATAACTTGATTAAACACACAATACTAATGCAGAAGTTTGAGGAGCAGAAAAAATGtatcagtaaagaaaaaaaatacatcagtaaTGGTACCTTGGCTGAAGTGCCAACAGCCAGGCAATACCATCTTTCAAAGGATTGTGTTCAAAAGGCACCAAGtaaaacagcaaaacacaccaggaaaaccaaatcaaagaaagaaaagcggattagcaggagcagcaggaaatctCACAGACAGAAGCTAACATCCCAAAATGTGACAGCGGAGGAGAACTTTTCACTGCCCATCCAAAACCAAGAGCCACCTGACGCAGCAGGGGAACCCCCTGTGATATATAAGAAGCAGATCAAGAATCCTTTTCAGGGCCTGCCATGGAGACCTCGCAGATTTCATGCCAGAGGGTCCCAAGCTGCTGTTAGCAGTCAGCTGAAGTGCCGGACTCAAAAGCGAGGAAGGGCTTTCCAAAGGCTTTCCTTGGCCTCCTCAGGACCCTTTGGCTGTGAAACTGAACGGCTGGATGCAGAAAGTGAGGCTGGCCAAGCTAAGCAAAACAACCTACTTCATGCTAATAGGTCTGGCCTTACATTAAAGAAAGACAGTTTAAGTGAAAATGGTAGTTATCCACAAGGCAGTAATCTGCAAATAGGTAACAGAAGTAAATACTTCCTGGAGAGcaatatttctgaagaaaatatctATAAAAGgacagctaaaaaaaaatccccttgcTCCTACATTGAAGATAATGGTGTATGCAAAGAAGATGCAAAATTTCCATTCTGCCTGAAAGATGAGCATTGCAGATACAAAGCTGACGCTGAATGTGAGCTCTTAGATCAAACAGCCAGTGAATTTCAAAATGTCCACCTTTCAAATTACACGGCCAGTGTTAATCTGGCCCCCAAAACTGGTGTGAAGTACAGACCAAAGACTGATGAAAAGAATGAATTTATATTTAACTATGACTGTGGCAGCCATCCTGGATCAACAGAGCTGGAAAGTGCAGGATTTACTGCTAACTTCCATCTTCTGTACCAAAAGGGACATGATGGTGGCTCCTGTGACTCGTCACATCTGGATGAGAATTCTGACTGCCCTGGCCATGCCTTCTCAGACACACGGGGCTGGAGTGCAGCTGTGTCCCCAGAAGCCTCCAAGGGCAGTACTcgccctgcccagcaccacgCAGCTGTAAATGAATGCCACTCGGGAGGGCAGGGATGTAAGGGAAGAGCCAGCCTTGCAGAATCAACAGAGCATCCAAAACCAGACTACACAGAGGAAAGCTGGTTGTGCAGTCAGATTCTTCTGAAAGGTCCCAGGAAGGATGAAGAAACTGGCCTCACTgaatgtgggaagggcttgGCTGTGGCAGGTTTCTGCCACGCTGCTGAGGCTGACTCTGATGCTGGCACTTGGCAGGACTTCACCCAGGAGGTGGGCGAAGGAGTAGCACACTGTGCTTTGGGCTCACAGCTCAAAGAAGTGAGAAAccctccaggaaaaaaagagcccTCTTCAAAGAATACATGTCCTGTGATTCCAGAACAGAAACTCTCAGAAGGGACAGAAAACCACAGCATTACAGGAGACAGTGGAATTGACTCCCCAAG gTGGACGGAAAAGAAGATGAAGCTTCCTGCCAAATTCTAA
- the STOX1 gene encoding storkhead-box protein 1 isoform X7, with translation MHNFIPMLVQSDFHSRGDVTPVAMNRLSQSRSGPLAEGICRTISDMNAHHVMVTQETLVEQLVKNYPGIAVTSHDILYNILGTLIKERKIYHTGEGYFIVTPNTYFITKDATEDSRRILLQDSCCCSSPSITYLVNTKPCADLVKESIPTASCYRSCHCFPDQNTLREQRHRQVTSHESNGDRKRGCSELKPSIRTQGISASAENHFWDTIKSLTSVKAKLKSKMFGLGLFWRSGSMKEKHKKEYSTFSAQFPPQEWPVRDEDDLDNIPRHIEHEIIKRINPTLTVDNLIKHTILMQKFEEQKKCISKEKKYISNGTLAEVPTARQYHLSKDCVQKAPSKTAKHTRKTKSKKEKRISRSSRKSHRQKLTSQNVTAEENFSLPIQNQEPPDAAGEPPVIYKKQIKNPFQGLPWRPRRFHARGSQAAVSSQLKCRTQKRGRAFQRLSLASSGPFGCETERLDAESEAGQAKQNNLLHANRSGLTLKKDSLSENGSYPQGSNLQIGNRSKYFLESNISEENIYKRTAKKKSPCSYIEDNGVCKEDAKFPFCLKDEHCRYKADAECELLDQTASEFQNVHLSNYTASVNLAPKTGVKYRPKTDEKNEFIFNYDCGSHPGSTELESAGFTANFHLLYQKGHDGGSCDSSHLDENSDCPGHAFSDTRGWSAAVSPEASKGSTRPAQHHAAVNECHSGGQGCKGRASLAESTEHPKPDYTEESWLCSQILLKGPRKDEETGLTECGKGLAVAGFCHAAEADSDAGTWQDFTQEVGEGVAHCALGSQLKEVRNPPGKKEPSSKNTCPVIPEQKLSEGTENHSITGDSGIDSPRWTEKKMKLPAKF, from the exons gtgATGTGACCCCTGTTGCCATGAATCGTCTCTCACAGTCACGCTCCGGTCCCTTGGCAGAAGGGATATGCCGGACCATATCCGACATGAATGCACATCATGTGATGGTCACTCAGGAAACTTTAGTGGAGCAGTTAGTGAAAAATTACCCAG GCATTGCAGTGACCTCCCACGATATATTATATAATATCCTTGGCACTCTtattaaggaaagaaaaatctatcACACAGGAGAAGGATATTTCATTGTGACTCCCAACACATACTTTATCACAAAGGATGCTACAGAAGACAGCAGAAGGATCCTGTTGCAGGACAGTTGTTGCTGTTCATCACCTTCCATCACTTACCTGGTAAACACTAAGCCCTGTGCAGACCTAGTGAAAGAAAGCATTCCTACAGCATCCTGTTACAGATCCTGCCATTGTTTCCCTGACCAAAATACGCTCCGTGAACAAAGACACCGGCAGGTAACGAGCCATGAATCTAATGGAGACAGAAAGAGAGGCTGCAGTGAATTGAAGCCCTCAATTAGAACTCAAGGCATCTCTGCATCTGCTGAGAACCATTTCTGGGACACCATCAAATCCCTGACATCTgtgaaagcaaagctgaaaagcaaaatgtttggCCTTGGTCTTTTCTGGAGAAGTGGTtctatgaaagaaaaacacaagaaggAGTACTCCACTTTTTCAGCCCAGTTTCCTCCCCAGGAGTGGCCAGTCAGGGATGAAGATGACTTAGACAATATTCCACGTCATATTGAACATGAAATCATCAAGCGTATTAACCCTACTCTTACAGTTGATAACTTGATTAAACACACAATACTAATGCAGAAGTTTGAGGAGCAGAAAAAATGtatcagtaaagaaaaaaaatacatcagtaaTGGTACCTTGGCTGAAGTGCCAACAGCCAGGCAATACCATCTTTCAAAGGATTGTGTTCAAAAGGCACCAAGtaaaacagcaaaacacaccaggaaaaccaaatcaaagaaagaaaagcggattagcaggagcagcaggaaatctCACAGACAGAAGCTAACATCCCAAAATGTGACAGCGGAGGAGAACTTTTCACTGCCCATCCAAAACCAAGAGCCACCTGACGCAGCAGGGGAACCCCCTGTGATATATAAGAAGCAGATCAAGAATCCTTTTCAGGGCCTGCCATGGAGACCTCGCAGATTTCATGCCAGAGGGTCCCAAGCTGCTGTTAGCAGTCAGCTGAAGTGCCGGACTCAAAAGCGAGGAAGGGCTTTCCAAAGGCTTTCCTTGGCCTCCTCAGGACCCTTTGGCTGTGAAACTGAACGGCTGGATGCAGAAAGTGAGGCTGGCCAAGCTAAGCAAAACAACCTACTTCATGCTAATAGGTCTGGCCTTACATTAAAGAAAGACAGTTTAAGTGAAAATGGTAGTTATCCACAAGGCAGTAATCTGCAAATAGGTAACAGAAGTAAATACTTCCTGGAGAGcaatatttctgaagaaaatatctATAAAAGgacagctaaaaaaaaatccccttgcTCCTACATTGAAGATAATGGTGTATGCAAAGAAGATGCAAAATTTCCATTCTGCCTGAAAGATGAGCATTGCAGATACAAAGCTGACGCTGAATGTGAGCTCTTAGATCAAACAGCCAGTGAATTTCAAAATGTCCACCTTTCAAATTACACGGCCAGTGTTAATCTGGCCCCCAAAACTGGTGTGAAGTACAGACCAAAGACTGATGAAAAGAATGAATTTATATTTAACTATGACTGTGGCAGCCATCCTGGATCAACAGAGCTGGAAAGTGCAGGATTTACTGCTAACTTCCATCTTCTGTACCAAAAGGGACATGATGGTGGCTCCTGTGACTCGTCACATCTGGATGAGAATTCTGACTGCCCTGGCCATGCCTTCTCAGACACACGGGGCTGGAGTGCAGCTGTGTCCCCAGAAGCCTCCAAGGGCAGTACTcgccctgcccagcaccacgCAGCTGTAAATGAATGCCACTCGGGAGGGCAGGGATGTAAGGGAAGAGCCAGCCTTGCAGAATCAACAGAGCATCCAAAACCAGACTACACAGAGGAAAGCTGGTTGTGCAGTCAGATTCTTCTGAAAGGTCCCAGGAAGGATGAAGAAACTGGCCTCACTgaatgtgggaagggcttgGCTGTGGCAGGTTTCTGCCACGCTGCTGAGGCTGACTCTGATGCTGGCACTTGGCAGGACTTCACCCAGGAGGTGGGCGAAGGAGTAGCACACTGTGCTTTGGGCTCACAGCTCAAAGAAGTGAGAAAccctccaggaaaaaaagagcccTCTTCAAAGAATACATGTCCTGTGATTCCAGAACAGAAACTCTCAGAAGGGACAGAAAACCACAGCATTACAGGAGACAGTGGAATTGACTCCCCAAG gTGGACGGAAAAGAAGATGAAGCTTCCTGCCAAATTCTAA
- the STOX1 gene encoding storkhead-box protein 1 isoform X6, with protein sequence MSRGVLVILHQASETQLAQIGDVTPVAMNRLSQSRSGPLAEGICRTISDMNAHHVMVTQETLVEQLVKNYPGIAVTSHDILYNILGTLIKERKIYHTGEGYFIVTPNTYFITKDATEDSRRILLQDSCCCSSPSITYLVNTKPCADLVKESIPTASCYRSCHCFPDQNTLREQRHRQVTSHESNGDRKRGCSELKPSIRTQGISASAENHFWDTIKSLTSVKAKLKSKMFGLGLFWRSGSMKEKHKKEYSTFSAQFPPQEWPVRDEDDLDNIPRHIEHEIIKRINPTLTVDNLIKHTILMQKFEEQKKCISKEKKYISNGTLAEVPTARQYHLSKDCVQKAPSKTAKHTRKTKSKKEKRISRSSRKSHRQKLTSQNVTAEENFSLPIQNQEPPDAAGEPPVIYKKQIKNPFQGLPWRPRRFHARGSQAAVSSQLKCRTQKRGRAFQRLSLASSGPFGCETERLDAESEAGQAKQNNLLHANRSGLTLKKDSLSENGSYPQGSNLQIGNRSKYFLESNISEENIYKRTAKKKSPCSYIEDNGVCKEDAKFPFCLKDEHCRYKADAECELLDQTASEFQNVHLSNYTASVNLAPKTGVKYRPKTDEKNEFIFNYDCGSHPGSTELESAGFTANFHLLYQKGHDGGSCDSSHLDENSDCPGHAFSDTRGWSAAVSPEASKGSTRPAQHHAAVNECHSGGQGCKGRASLAESTEHPKPDYTEESWLCSQILLKGPRKDEETGLTECGKGLAVAGFCHAAEADSDAGTWQDFTQEVGEGVAHCALGSQLKEVRNPPGKKEPSSKNTCPVIPEQKLSEGTENHSITGDSGIDSPRWTEKKMKLPAKF encoded by the exons gtgATGTGACCCCTGTTGCCATGAATCGTCTCTCACAGTCACGCTCCGGTCCCTTGGCAGAAGGGATATGCCGGACCATATCCGACATGAATGCACATCATGTGATGGTCACTCAGGAAACTTTAGTGGAGCAGTTAGTGAAAAATTACCCAG GCATTGCAGTGACCTCCCACGATATATTATATAATATCCTTGGCACTCTtattaaggaaagaaaaatctatcACACAGGAGAAGGATATTTCATTGTGACTCCCAACACATACTTTATCACAAAGGATGCTACAGAAGACAGCAGAAGGATCCTGTTGCAGGACAGTTGTTGCTGTTCATCACCTTCCATCACTTACCTGGTAAACACTAAGCCCTGTGCAGACCTAGTGAAAGAAAGCATTCCTACAGCATCCTGTTACAGATCCTGCCATTGTTTCCCTGACCAAAATACGCTCCGTGAACAAAGACACCGGCAGGTAACGAGCCATGAATCTAATGGAGACAGAAAGAGAGGCTGCAGTGAATTGAAGCCCTCAATTAGAACTCAAGGCATCTCTGCATCTGCTGAGAACCATTTCTGGGACACCATCAAATCCCTGACATCTgtgaaagcaaagctgaaaagcaaaatgtttggCCTTGGTCTTTTCTGGAGAAGTGGTtctatgaaagaaaaacacaagaaggAGTACTCCACTTTTTCAGCCCAGTTTCCTCCCCAGGAGTGGCCAGTCAGGGATGAAGATGACTTAGACAATATTCCACGTCATATTGAACATGAAATCATCAAGCGTATTAACCCTACTCTTACAGTTGATAACTTGATTAAACACACAATACTAATGCAGAAGTTTGAGGAGCAGAAAAAATGtatcagtaaagaaaaaaaatacatcagtaaTGGTACCTTGGCTGAAGTGCCAACAGCCAGGCAATACCATCTTTCAAAGGATTGTGTTCAAAAGGCACCAAGtaaaacagcaaaacacaccaggaaaaccaaatcaaagaaagaaaagcggattagcaggagcagcaggaaatctCACAGACAGAAGCTAACATCCCAAAATGTGACAGCGGAGGAGAACTTTTCACTGCCCATCCAAAACCAAGAGCCACCTGACGCAGCAGGGGAACCCCCTGTGATATATAAGAAGCAGATCAAGAATCCTTTTCAGGGCCTGCCATGGAGACCTCGCAGATTTCATGCCAGAGGGTCCCAAGCTGCTGTTAGCAGTCAGCTGAAGTGCCGGACTCAAAAGCGAGGAAGGGCTTTCCAAAGGCTTTCCTTGGCCTCCTCAGGACCCTTTGGCTGTGAAACTGAACGGCTGGATGCAGAAAGTGAGGCTGGCCAAGCTAAGCAAAACAACCTACTTCATGCTAATAGGTCTGGCCTTACATTAAAGAAAGACAGTTTAAGTGAAAATGGTAGTTATCCACAAGGCAGTAATCTGCAAATAGGTAACAGAAGTAAATACTTCCTGGAGAGcaatatttctgaagaaaatatctATAAAAGgacagctaaaaaaaaatccccttgcTCCTACATTGAAGATAATGGTGTATGCAAAGAAGATGCAAAATTTCCATTCTGCCTGAAAGATGAGCATTGCAGATACAAAGCTGACGCTGAATGTGAGCTCTTAGATCAAACAGCCAGTGAATTTCAAAATGTCCACCTTTCAAATTACACGGCCAGTGTTAATCTGGCCCCCAAAACTGGTGTGAAGTACAGACCAAAGACTGATGAAAAGAATGAATTTATATTTAACTATGACTGTGGCAGCCATCCTGGATCAACAGAGCTGGAAAGTGCAGGATTTACTGCTAACTTCCATCTTCTGTACCAAAAGGGACATGATGGTGGCTCCTGTGACTCGTCACATCTGGATGAGAATTCTGACTGCCCTGGCCATGCCTTCTCAGACACACGGGGCTGGAGTGCAGCTGTGTCCCCAGAAGCCTCCAAGGGCAGTACTcgccctgcccagcaccacgCAGCTGTAAATGAATGCCACTCGGGAGGGCAGGGATGTAAGGGAAGAGCCAGCCTTGCAGAATCAACAGAGCATCCAAAACCAGACTACACAGAGGAAAGCTGGTTGTGCAGTCAGATTCTTCTGAAAGGTCCCAGGAAGGATGAAGAAACTGGCCTCACTgaatgtgggaagggcttgGCTGTGGCAGGTTTCTGCCACGCTGCTGAGGCTGACTCTGATGCTGGCACTTGGCAGGACTTCACCCAGGAGGTGGGCGAAGGAGTAGCACACTGTGCTTTGGGCTCACAGCTCAAAGAAGTGAGAAAccctccaggaaaaaaagagcccTCTTCAAAGAATACATGTCCTGTGATTCCAGAACAGAAACTCTCAGAAGGGACAGAAAACCACAGCATTACAGGAGACAGTGGAATTGACTCCCCAAG gTGGACGGAAAAGAAGATGAAGCTTCCTGCCAAATTCTAA
- the STOX1 gene encoding storkhead-box protein 1 isoform X4 — MHNFIPMLVQSDFHSRETEQKSLCASQEYPEAFLCAEFCCRMLRLQMTSHTVISDVTPVAMNRLSQSRSGPLAEGICRTISDMNAHHVMVTQETLVEQLVKNYPGIAVTSHDILYNILGTLIKERKIYHTGEGYFIVTPNTYFITKDATEDSRRILLQDSCCCSSPSITYLVNTKPCADLVKESIPTASCYRSCHCFPDQNTLREQRHRQVTSHESNGDRKRGCSELKPSIRTQGISASAENHFWDTIKSLTSVKAKLKSKMFGLGLFWRSGSMKEKHKKEYSTFSAQFPPQEWPVRDEDDLDNIPRHIEHEIIKRINPTLTVDNLIKHTILMQKFEEQKKCISKEKKYISNGTLAEVPTARQYHLSKDCVQKAPSKTAKHTRKTKSKKEKRISRSSRKSHRQKLTSQNVTAEENFSLPIQNQEPPDAAGEPPVIYKKQIKNPFQGLPWRPRRFHARGSQAAVSSQLKCRTQKRGRAFQRLSLASSGPFGCETERLDAESEAGQAKQNNLLHANRSGLTLKKDSLSENGSYPQGSNLQIGNRSKYFLESNISEENIYKRTAKKKSPCSYIEDNGVCKEDAKFPFCLKDEHCRYKADAECELLDQTASEFQNVHLSNYTASVNLAPKTGVKYRPKTDEKNEFIFNYDCGSHPGSTELESAGFTANFHLLYQKGHDGGSCDSSHLDENSDCPGHAFSDTRGWSAAVSPEASKGSTRPAQHHAAVNECHSGGQGCKGRASLAESTEHPKPDYTEESWLCSQILLKGPRKDEETGLTECGKGLAVAGFCHAAEADSDAGTWQDFTQEVGEGVAHCALGSQLKEVRNPPGKKEPSSKNTCPVIPEQKLSEGTENHSITGDSGIDSPRWTEKKMKLPAKF, encoded by the exons gtgATGTGACCCCTGTTGCCATGAATCGTCTCTCACAGTCACGCTCCGGTCCCTTGGCAGAAGGGATATGCCGGACCATATCCGACATGAATGCACATCATGTGATGGTCACTCAGGAAACTTTAGTGGAGCAGTTAGTGAAAAATTACCCAG GCATTGCAGTGACCTCCCACGATATATTATATAATATCCTTGGCACTCTtattaaggaaagaaaaatctatcACACAGGAGAAGGATATTTCATTGTGACTCCCAACACATACTTTATCACAAAGGATGCTACAGAAGACAGCAGAAGGATCCTGTTGCAGGACAGTTGTTGCTGTTCATCACCTTCCATCACTTACCTGGTAAACACTAAGCCCTGTGCAGACCTAGTGAAAGAAAGCATTCCTACAGCATCCTGTTACAGATCCTGCCATTGTTTCCCTGACCAAAATACGCTCCGTGAACAAAGACACCGGCAGGTAACGAGCCATGAATCTAATGGAGACAGAAAGAGAGGCTGCAGTGAATTGAAGCCCTCAATTAGAACTCAAGGCATCTCTGCATCTGCTGAGAACCATTTCTGGGACACCATCAAATCCCTGACATCTgtgaaagcaaagctgaaaagcaaaatgtttggCCTTGGTCTTTTCTGGAGAAGTGGTtctatgaaagaaaaacacaagaaggAGTACTCCACTTTTTCAGCCCAGTTTCCTCCCCAGGAGTGGCCAGTCAGGGATGAAGATGACTTAGACAATATTCCACGTCATATTGAACATGAAATCATCAAGCGTATTAACCCTACTCTTACAGTTGATAACTTGATTAAACACACAATACTAATGCAGAAGTTTGAGGAGCAGAAAAAATGtatcagtaaagaaaaaaaatacatcagtaaTGGTACCTTGGCTGAAGTGCCAACAGCCAGGCAATACCATCTTTCAAAGGATTGTGTTCAAAAGGCACCAAGtaaaacagcaaaacacaccaggaaaaccaaatcaaagaaagaaaagcggattagcaggagcagcaggaaatctCACAGACAGAAGCTAACATCCCAAAATGTGACAGCGGAGGAGAACTTTTCACTGCCCATCCAAAACCAAGAGCCACCTGACGCAGCAGGGGAACCCCCTGTGATATATAAGAAGCAGATCAAGAATCCTTTTCAGGGCCTGCCATGGAGACCTCGCAGATTTCATGCCAGAGGGTCCCAAGCTGCTGTTAGCAGTCAGCTGAAGTGCCGGACTCAAAAGCGAGGAAGGGCTTTCCAAAGGCTTTCCTTGGCCTCCTCAGGACCCTTTGGCTGTGAAACTGAACGGCTGGATGCAGAAAGTGAGGCTGGCCAAGCTAAGCAAAACAACCTACTTCATGCTAATAGGTCTGGCCTTACATTAAAGAAAGACAGTTTAAGTGAAAATGGTAGTTATCCACAAGGCAGTAATCTGCAAATAGGTAACAGAAGTAAATACTTCCTGGAGAGcaatatttctgaagaaaatatctATAAAAGgacagctaaaaaaaaatccccttgcTCCTACATTGAAGATAATGGTGTATGCAAAGAAGATGCAAAATTTCCATTCTGCCTGAAAGATGAGCATTGCAGATACAAAGCTGACGCTGAATGTGAGCTCTTAGATCAAACAGCCAGTGAATTTCAAAATGTCCACCTTTCAAATTACACGGCCAGTGTTAATCTGGCCCCCAAAACTGGTGTGAAGTACAGACCAAAGACTGATGAAAAGAATGAATTTATATTTAACTATGACTGTGGCAGCCATCCTGGATCAACAGAGCTGGAAAGTGCAGGATTTACTGCTAACTTCCATCTTCTGTACCAAAAGGGACATGATGGTGGCTCCTGTGACTCGTCACATCTGGATGAGAATTCTGACTGCCCTGGCCATGCCTTCTCAGACACACGGGGCTGGAGTGCAGCTGTGTCCCCAGAAGCCTCCAAGGGCAGTACTcgccctgcccagcaccacgCAGCTGTAAATGAATGCCACTCGGGAGGGCAGGGATGTAAGGGAAGAGCCAGCCTTGCAGAATCAACAGAGCATCCAAAACCAGACTACACAGAGGAAAGCTGGTTGTGCAGTCAGATTCTTCTGAAAGGTCCCAGGAAGGATGAAGAAACTGGCCTCACTgaatgtgggaagggcttgGCTGTGGCAGGTTTCTGCCACGCTGCTGAGGCTGACTCTGATGCTGGCACTTGGCAGGACTTCACCCAGGAGGTGGGCGAAGGAGTAGCACACTGTGCTTTGGGCTCACAGCTCAAAGAAGTGAGAAAccctccaggaaaaaaagagcccTCTTCAAAGAATACATGTCCTGTGATTCCAGAACAGAAACTCTCAGAAGGGACAGAAAACCACAGCATTACAGGAGACAGTGGAATTGACTCCCCAAG gTGGACGGAAAAGAAGATGAAGCTTCCTGCCAAATTCTAA